Below is a genomic region from Helicobacter pylori.
TAACGAAGGGCGGATTTGTTTTAAAAAAGAATATAAGGAAAATGAAAGAGGCTTCATTTACAAACGCTATTTAAAGGATTTAAAAACCACAAAAAAGACTTTTGATAGTTTAATTTTTAGCGATAATTGTTACATGAACCAAACCGCAACGAAAGAGCTTTTAAGTTTGGGGATGGGAGAATATTTCACTTATCCAAAGGGTGTGGATTTTATGGTTAAGATTGTAGAACATGCTACCGAAAAAGGCGACATCATCTTAGATTTTTTTGCCGGGAGCGGGACAACCGCGCATGCCGTGCTAGAGAGTAATAAGAGCGATTATCAAAAATTAAGTGAGGGGGGGGGGGTTATTTAATGGCTTGAACGCCACATTTAAAGAAAGGCGCTTCATTCTCGTCCAGTTAGATGAAAAAATTGACCCCAAGAAAAACAAAAGCGCGCATGATTTTTGTTTAAACACCTTAAAATCACCCTCTCCAAGCATTTTTGACATTACCGAAGAAAGGATTAAAAGAGCGGGGGCTAAAATCAAAGAAGCTTGTCCGTATTTAGATGTGGGGTTTAGAGCGTTTGAAATCATTGATGATGAAACGAGCGATAAAAATCTTGGTGGAGCCACTCAAAAGGATTTATTCGCTTATTCTAACCCCAAAAAAAAAGAAACTCAAACGATTTTAATCAAGCTTTTAGGCTGCGAGGGTTTGGAACTCACTACCCCTATAACTTGCTTGGTTGAAAACGCCTTGTATCTGGCTTTAAATACGGCTTTCATTGTGGGGGATATAGAAATGAGCGGAATTTTAGAAAACTTGAAAGATAAAGGGGTGGAAAAAATTAGCATGTATATGCCAGCTATCAGTAACGATAGGCTGTGTTTGGAATTGGGCAGTAATTTGTTTGATTTGAAATTAGAGAGCGGCGATTTAAAGATTAGGGGGTAGAGGTGAAAATCAAATTCAAACGATTGGATTATCAAGAAAAATGCTTGAATCAAATTTTAGGGGTGTTTAAAGGGATTTATTTGAGAGAGCCAGAAAATGACGCTCAAAGGATTTTTAACCCTGTTTTTGAAATAGGGGAACTCAAAGATCTTTTATTAGAAAATATCCAAAACTTGCGATCGAAACAAAAAATAACCCAGGGAAGCGTGGGGATTGACAAGTCGTTAAACTGCGATATTTTAATGGAAACAGGCACAGGGAAGACCTTTTGCTTTTTGGAATGCGTTTATGCCTTGCACAAAAACTACCATTTGTCAAAATTCATCGTTTTAGTGCCAAGCAACGCTATTAAATTAGGGGTTTTAAAGAGTATTGAAATC
It encodes:
- a CDS encoding site-specific DNA-methyltransferase; translation: MNATFKERRFILVQLDEKIDPKKNKSAHDFCLNTLKSPSPSIFDITEERIKRAGAKIKEACPYLDVGFRAFEIIDDETSDKNLGGATQKDLFAYSNPKKKETQTILIKLLGCEGLELTTPITCLVENALYLALNTAFIVGDIEMSGILENLKDKGVEKISMYMPAISNDRLCLELGSNLFDLKLESGDLKIRG